TGCGGGCTTCGGCATTGCTCCAGTCATCGGGCACATCGGGCGGGCGATCTTTGAGTGTGGCGGAGGTGACGATGATGCCATCGGCCTGGCGCAGCACGGCATTGGCCAGCGGCACGGAAGGATCAATCCAGTGCGAGTGAAAACCCACATCATGTTCGCGGCCATGCGCCTGCTCCACAGCGAACCAGTTCACGAAGAGCGCGTTGGCCTCGCCCTGCAATTGCTTCAGCATCGAGACCCAGCCACCGACCATCAATTCACCACGGCGCTTCAGGCCGCGCGCGATGGCTTCGATGCGGCCACGCTCCGGCGTTTGCAATTCGGCGGCTTCATCATCGAGCTTCTTGAGCAGCAGATTGGCCAGCCCGGTCATCGGCCTTTGCAGACCGCTCATCTGCTCGACCAGATCTTCAATCGCGATATTCATGCCATCAACCAGCGGCAGGCAATCGGTTTCCAGCGAATTGGTGGCGGCGGCTTCTGAACGGGCCAGAACCTGCTGGCGCAGCAATGTGAGAAAGGTTTCTGCCGCACCTTCTGCATGGCCGGACTGGATGCGCCGTGTCCAGCCGGGGCCGGGCAAGGCGGCTGCCGCGCGCAACACCTGTTTCAAAAGTTTTTCGGCCTGTTCCTGGTCGGCCAGCAGATCACCGATGCGCTCGGAGAGGCCGCGCCCGCGGCGGCGCTCGGCCTCCGGGCCACGTAGCCAGCGGCGCAGCTCGGCGGCTTCGAGGCCGGTGAGGTGGCCGGAGAACGCGCTGTCGGCTGCGTCGAACAGATGATGGCCTTCGTCGAACACGATGCGGCGCAGGCCACCGGGAGCAGCGTTTTCTTCCTCGGTCTTGGCAACACCGATGGCGTGGTCGATGGCGGCTTGGTGCAACACCAGCGCGTGGTTGGCGATCACCACATCGGCCTTGCGCCCCGCGCGCACAGATTTTTCGATGAAGCAGCGTTTGAAATGCGGACAGGCGGCATAGATGCATTCGCCGCGCCGGTCGGTGAGGCCCAGTGCCGACGGCGTGACATTGCGTGTTTCGCCATCCGTGCCGGTATCGGAGAACAGCGGCATCAGCCAGTTCGGGAAATCCCCGCCGACAATATCGCCATCGCGGCTGAACCGCGCCCAGCGCGCCATCAAGGCGGCCATCAAGGCGGAGCGCGCGTTGGTGGCGGTGAGGCGGCCAAACACTTCCTGCATGTTCAAGAGGCAGGCATAATTCTCGCGGCCCTTGCGGATCACGATTTGCTCGCGGCGCTCTTGCGGGTCCGGCACCAGGCGCGCGGTTTCCTGATCGAGCTGGCGCTGCAGATTGCGGGTGTAGGTGGAAATCCACACCGGCGCATTGTTCTTACGAGCCCAGAGGTAAGACGGCGAGAGATAGCCCAGCGTCTTGCCCAGACCCGTTCCCGCTTCCGCAAGGAGAATGTTGTTGATCTCGCGGCGCTGGCGCGGCTCGAAAGCGTGGGTGGCGCTGGCCGCATAATCCTGCTGGCTGGTGCGCGCTTCAGCTCCGCGCCCCAGAATGCGGGTGAGAAAAATCCTGGCTTCATCTTGGCTGACCGGCATCTGCGTGCCTTCAGCGCGGGTGCCATCATCTTCCCATTCTTCGATCCGGTCCCAGACATTGAGGCCCGGCGCGAAATTGGCGACTTCGAGTTTTGCATCGGCCTTCAAAATGGCCTGCAGCACGGACTTCGCCCAAGGCCAATTAGCGCGGGCGAGGAAATGCGCGTTCTCTGCCGCTTCGCGCAGGAAGGGATAGGTTTTGCTGGATAGACGCAGCAGCAAATCCTCCGCCACTGCGAGAAGGGTTTCACTGTCGGTGGCGCCCGCATCCACACCGAGCGAACGAGCGAAGCCTGCAGGCGTGGGCGTGGCCATGCGCGCGGGGCAGACAAAGGCGAAAAGCTCGGCCACATCGAAATGCTTCTGCTCACGCGCGGCACGCAAATGTGAACGCGGAGCTGCGGCCTGCTGAGCCAGGCGCTCTATCAGAAACCCGGCATGGCAGATCAGATAGGGCGCTGCCGAAAGCCGCGCGAGGGCGGAAGGTGCCGCCAGCGTTTCGCCGCCCACCACAGCGCCTGCCGGTGTTGCCACGGCAGGTGCGGGAAGATCGAAGGCGAGAGCGGGAAGCAGAGTCACCGCGTCGTTCTAGCCAGAACATATCGAAAACGAAAGTATTACATCGCGAAATCCGGAACCGTCACGGCTTTGCCTGAATTGATGGGGATCGTGAGGGCACATAGGGAGACGGCGATGGACCAGAAATATATCAACCTGTTCGACACTTACACGCATGGCGGGATGAACCGGCGCGACTTCCTCGACCGGCTGAAGGCGCTGGC
This genomic interval from Aestuariivirga litoralis contains the following:
- a CDS encoding helicase C-terminal domain-containing protein; its protein translation is MTLLPALAFDLPAPAVATPAGAVVGGETLAAPSALARLSAAPYLICHAGFLIERLAQQAAAPRSHLRAAREQKHFDVAELFAFVCPARMATPTPAGFARSLGVDAGATDSETLLAVAEDLLLRLSSKTYPFLREAAENAHFLARANWPWAKSVLQAILKADAKLEVANFAPGLNVWDRIEEWEDDGTRAEGTQMPVSQDEARIFLTRILGRGAEARTSQQDYAASATHAFEPRQRREINNILLAEAGTGLGKTLGYLSPSYLWARKNNAPVWISTYTRNLQRQLDQETARLVPDPQERREQIVIRKGRENYACLLNMQEVFGRLTATNARSALMAALMARWARFSRDGDIVGGDFPNWLMPLFSDTGTDGETRNVTPSALGLTDRRGECIYAACPHFKRCFIEKSVRAGRKADVVIANHALVLHQAAIDHAIGVAKTEEENAAPGGLRRIVFDEGHHLFDAADSAFSGHLTGLEAAELRRWLRGPEAERRRGRGLSERIGDLLADQEQAEKLLKQVLRAAAALPGPGWTRRIQSGHAEGAAETFLTLLRQQVLARSEAAATNSLETDCLPLVDGMNIAIEDLVEQMSGLQRPMTGLANLLLKKLDDEAAELQTPERGRIEAIARGLKRRGELMVGGWVSMLKQLQGEANALFVNWFAVEQAHGREHDVGFHSHWIDPSVPLANAVLRQADGIIVTSATLKDRPPDVPDDWSNAEARTGVIHLPYPVKRVSFESPFDYVKRARVIVVTDVNREDMDQIAAAYRELFIASGGGALGLFTAIARLRAVHKRLAPGLAKRGLPLYAQHIDPMDTGTLVDMFRAERDACLLGTDAVRDGVDVPGDSLRLIVLDRVPWGTPTILERARAEAFGGNAYKDMVVRLRLRQAFGRLIRQQDDRGVFVILDPRLATRFTTAFPPGIKLDRLGLVDAIDEVRRFQVQPN